In Erigeron canadensis isolate Cc75 chromosome 7, C_canadensis_v1, whole genome shotgun sequence, one DNA window encodes the following:
- the LOC122607471 gene encoding queuine tRNA-ribosyltransferase catalytic subunit 1-like, translating to MALRFEILGRFNRARAARLTLPHFVCETPLFMPVGTQGTIKGLTTPQLEEIGCQIILGNTYHLALRPTSELIDELGGLHKFMNWPRALLTDSGGFQMVSLLHLADITEEGVTFQSPVDGKPMLLTPEESIQIQNRIGADIIMALDDVVKTTITGPRIEEAMYRTLRWIDRCIAAHKRPKEQNLFGIVQGGLDPVLRDICVQGLVERNLPGYAIGGLAGGEDKDSFWRVVAQCTASLPESKPRYVMGVGYPLDIVVCSALGADMYDCVYPTRTARFGTALVPEGVLKLKHQSMADDTRPIDSTCKCMVCKNYTRAYLHCLVTKDAMGSQLLSYHNLYYMLQLSRNLHSSIIEGKFPEFVCNFLGKMFPEGDVPEWVCNAMEVAGIDISSCLIPLTSKIAVNT from the exons ATGGCTCTTCGATTTGag ATACTTGGGAGGTTCAATCGTGCTCGTGCAGCCCGGCTTACGCTCCCTCACTTTGTTTGCGAGACGCCTTTATTTATGCCTGTCGGAACACAAG GGACAATAAAAGGTTTGACTACGCCTCAGCTTGAGGAAATCGGGTGCCAAATTATACTTGGAAATACGTATCATTTGGCTCTACGTCCAACATCTGAGCTAATAGATGAATTAGGAGGACTTCACAAGTTTATGAACTGGCCAAGGGCACTTCTCACCGACTCTGGTGGTTTCCAAATG GTCTCCTTGTTGCATCTAGCTGATATTACTGAAGAAGGTGTCACGTTTcag TCACCAGTTGATGGAAAACCGATGCTCCTTACACCCGAAGAATCAATCCAAATTCAA AACAGAATTGGAGCAGACATTATTATGGCCCTTGATGATGTAGTGAAAACCACTATTACAGGTCCTCGTATTGAAGAAGCTATGTATCGCACTTTGCGCTGGATCGACAGATGCATAGCAG CTCATAAGAGACCAAAAGAACAGAATTTGTTTGGAATTGTACAGGGTGGTTTAGATCCAGTATTAAG GGATATATGTGTTCAAGGATTGGTGGAAAGGAATTTACCTGG CTATGCTATTGGTGGCCTTGCAGGCGGTGAAGATAAAGATTCCTTTTGGCGTGTTGTTGCGCAATGCACGGCTTCACTTCCTGAAAGCAAACCCCGTTATGTTATG GGTGTTGGCTATCCACTTGATATTGTAGTTTGCAGTGCTTTAGGTGCTGACATGTATGATTGTGTCTATCCTACACGTACAGCTCGATTTGGCACTGCTCTGGTGCCCGAG GGAGTTCTAAAATTAAAACACCAGTCAATGGCTGATGATACCCGGCCGATTGACTCAACATGCAAGTGTATG GTCTGCAAAAACTACACAAGGGCCTATCTTCATTGTCTTGTTACTAAAGATGCTATGGGTTCTCAACTTCTATCGTATCACAATCTATACTATATGTTGCAG CTTAGTAGAAATCTTCATTCGTCAATTATAGAAGGAAAATTTCCAGA ATTTGTGTGCAACTTCTTGGGCAAAATG TTTCCAGAAGGTGATGTTCCAGAATGGGTGTGCAACGCAATGGAGGTTGCGGGTATAGACATATCCTCGTGTTTGATCCCATTAACTTCTAAGATTGCCGTAAATACATGA
- the LOC122608539 gene encoding protein FAM91A1-like isoform X1 produces MQQVQSTIEEQLILRAIKEECSWESLPKRLQASLNSKDEWHRRIIAHCIKRRLLWRTSFVRKVCRESEYYDDMMRYLRKNLALFPYHLAEYVCRVMRVSPFRYYCDMIFEVMKNEQSYDRIPNFSAADALRLTGIGRNEFIDIMNKCRSKKIMWKLNKSIAKELLPMQPVDIAIEPWWGVCLVNFTLEEFKKLSEDESSTIDKICKEEGNAFMLFDPVVIKGLYRRGLIYLDVCVYAEDRFKVCRLEGFVSNREQSYEDPIEELLYAVFVVSSENSTVAELATTLQVQLSQLQAAASFACRIGWAVKLIDPGSILQEPTSPTSCKNSVGEEEEGSRASVGSLNMSVDGSVFQQDGADNSGFARVAFVVDANITSYLMMGSVSPGLKSHAVTLYEAGKLGHASIKDLCNDLSSLEGAKFEGVLQEFANHAFSLRSVLECLTSGGISSHKGDKPSLDSSTNEETPFIPEDESHKEEFSDAATSESGVPDDSDPAVHVTEEAFDIHSVSVENSDVEKVTNKKKRKYNVDILRCESLATLAAATLDRLFRRDYEVVVSMLPLPHSYVLPGPKGPVHFGPPSYSSMTPWMKLVLYSAVRSGPLSVVLMKGQCLRLLPAPLSGCERALVWSWDESSVDKFDGRLVKGNILLHCLNSLLKHTAILVQPLSQDDFDDSGKISTLDVPLPLKNYDGSFADIGNELGLDMNESSKLNSLLSILADRIELWTVGYIRMLKLYKESDPNSFAPDDGDKYEWVPLSVEFGIPLFSPSLCNNICKRVVSSQLLQTNLFTEHHEAMQELRKRLQRVCSDYQATGSTARMLYQKDQPKGDQPKETNKLLMTYASQRWNPLTDPSSPISGVSDHQRLKLANRQRCGTEVLSFDGNILRSYALSPVYETVMGMFEEVSDSSSSKSDDMDSRESILPGVNLLFDGSELRPFDIGACLQARQPVALIVEASLASAASSGIK; encoded by the exons ATGCAGCAGGTACAATCGACGATTGAGGAACAACTAATCTTGAGAGCTATTAAAGAAGAATGTTCGTGGGAGAGTCTCCCTAAACGTCTTCAAGCGAGTTTGAATTCTAAAGATGAATGGCATAGAAG GATAATTGCCCATTGTATAAAGAGAAGGCTCCTATGGCGCACATCTTTTGTGCGTAAAGTATGCAGAGAAAGTGAATATTACGATGATATGATGCGTTATCTTCGAAAGAATTTGGCG TTGTTTCCTTATCATCTTGCCGAGTATGTCTGCCGTGTAATGAGAGTTTCTCCATTCAGATACTATTGTGATATGATATTTGAAGTCATGAAAAATG AACAGTCTTACGACCGCATCCCAAATTTTAGTGCCGCAGATGCCTTGCGACTTACAGGGATAGGCAGAAACGAATTTATTGACATCATGAACAAGTGTAGATCTAAG AAAATAATGTGGAAGCTGAACAAGTCCATAGCTAAAGAATTATTGCCTATGCAACCAGTGGACATCGCAATTGAACCTTGGTGGGGCGTTTGTCTTGTCAACTTTACGTTGGAGGAATTTAAG AAACTTTCAGAAGACGAAAGTTCAACAATTGACAAAATATGCAAGGAGGAAGGAAATGCATTCATGCTTTTTGATCCTGTTGTCATCAAGGGTCTTTATCGCCGGGGACTAATCTACCTTGATGTCTGTGTTTATGCCGAGGATCGATTCAAAG TATGTAGGTTAGAAGGGTTTGTTTCAAACAGAGAACAGTCCTACGAAGATCCCATTGAGGA GTTGCTTTATGCTGTTTTTGTGGTTTCAAGTGAAAATTCAACTGTTGCTGAATTGGCCACAACGTTACAGGTCCAACTTTCTCAACTGCAGGCTGCTGCATCTTTTGCTTGTCGGATAGGATGGGCAGTAAAACTAATTGACCCTGGATCTATTCTACAAGAACCTACTTCTCCTACCTCTTGTAAAAATTCAGTCGGTGAAGAAGAGGAAGGTTCTCGTGCCAGTGTTGGCTCTTTAAACATGTCTGTTGATGGCAGTGTTTTTCAGCAAGATGGGGCGGATAATTCTGGTTTTGCGCGTGTTGCATTTGTTGTTGATGCCAACATAACGTCATATCTCATGATGGGATCTGTTTCACCAG GTTTAAAGTCTCATGCAGTAACATTATATGAAGCTGGGAAACTGGGTCATGCTAGCATTAAAGATCTCTGCAATGATCTTAGCTCTTTAGAAGGAGCAAAATTTGAGGGAGTGCTTCAGGAGTTCGCCAACCATGCATTTAGCCTCCGATCCGTTTTAGAGTGTTTAACATCTGGAGGAATTTCTTCTCACAAAGGGGATAAGCCTTCTTTAGATTCTTCAACCAATGAAGAAACCCCCTTTATCCCAGAAGATGAGTCACACAAAGAAGAATTTTCAGATGCGGCTACTAGTGAATCTGGGGTACCTGATGATTCTGATCCTGCTGTTCATGTGACTGAAGAAGCTTTTGATATTCATTCGGTATCTGTTGAGAATTCTGATGTTGAAAAAGTaacgaataaaaaaaaaaggaaatataaTGTGGATATCCTGCGTTGTGAAAGTTTGGCGACTCTTGCAGCAGCAACATTAGATAGGCTATTTCGTCGAGACTATGAAGTTGTAGTGTCAATGTTACCACTTCCTCATTCTTACGTACTTCCTGGGCCTAAGGGTCCGGTTCATTTTGGCCCACCCTCTTATTCCTCTATGACACCATGGATGAAGTTAGTATTGTATTCAGCTGTGCGTAGTGGACCACTATCAGTTGTCCTTATGAAAGGTCAATGTTTAAGATTACTTCCTGCACCATTGTCTGGTTGTGAGAGAGCCCTCGTGTGGTCGTGGGATGAATCTTCAGTTGACAAGTTTGATGGTCGTTTAGTCAAAGGGAATATACTATTACATTGTTTGAATTCACTTCTCAAACACACGGCCATATTAGTGCAACCCTTAAGCCAGGACGACTTTGATGACTCTGGGAAAATCAGTACCTTGGATGTCCCTTTGCCATTAAAGAACTATGATGGTTCATTTGCTGATATAGGGAATGAACTAGGACTTGATATGAATGAAAGCTCCAAATTGAATTCCTTGCTAAGTATTTTGGCAGATAGGATAGAGTTATGGACAGTTGGTTATATTCGGATGTTAAAGCTGTATAAAGAAAGTGACCCCAACAGTTTTGCACCCGATGATGGTGATAAATATGAATGGGTTCCACTAAGTGTGGAATTTGGGATTCCGCTTTTTAGCCCAAGTTTATGcaataatatatgtaaaagaGTGGTTTCCTCACAACTACTCCAGACAAACCTGTTTACTGAGCATCACGAGGCAATGCAAGAATTGCGGAAAAGGTTACAAAGGGTTTGTTCAGACTACCAAGCAACTGGTTCAACTGCAAGGATGCTTTACCAAAAAGATCAACCGAAAGGTGATCAAccaaaagaaacaaataaacTTCTTATGACTTATGCCAGTCAAAGATGGAATCCTTTAACGGACCCATCTTCTCCTATATCTGGGGTGAGTGATCATCAGAGACTAAAGCTTGCTAATAGGCAACGTTGTGGTACAGAAGTCCTAAGCTTTGATGGAAACATTTTAAG ATCCTATGCACTTTCTCCTGTCTATGAAACTGTCATGGGCATGTTTGAAGAGGTCTCAGACTCAAGCAGTAGTAAATCAGATGATATGGACAGTAGAGAATCAATCCTTCCCGGTGTCAATCTTCTATTCGATGGGTCTGAGTTGCGCCCATTTGACATAGGGGCTTGCCTTCAGGCTCGACAACCTGTAGCTTTGATTGTAGAAGCTTCACTTGCCTCTGCCGCATCTTCTGGCATCAAATAG
- the LOC122608539 gene encoding protein FAM91A1-like isoform X2 → MQQVQSTIEEQLILRAIKEECSWESLPKRLQASLNSKDEWHRRIIAHCIKRRLLWRTSFVRKVCRESEYYDDMMRYLRKNLALFPYHLAEYVCRVMRVSPFRYYCDMIFEVMKNEQSYDRIPNFSAADALRLTGIGRNEFIDIMNKCRSKKIMWKLNKSIAKELLPMQPVDIAIEPWWGVCLVNFTLEEFKKLSEDESSTIDKICKEEGNAFMLFDPVVIKGLYRRGLIYLDVCVYAEDRFKVCRLEGFVSNREQSYEDPIEELLYAVFVVSSENSTVAELATTLQVQLSQLQAAASFACRIGWAVKLIDPGSILQEPTSPTSCKNSVGEEEEGSRASVGSLNMSVDGSVFQQDGADNSGFARVAFVVDANITSYLMMGSVSPGLKSHAVTLYEAGKLGHASIKDLCNDLSSLEGAKFEGVLQEFANHAFSLRSVLECLTSGGISSHKGDKPSLDSSTNEETPFIPEDESHKEEFSDAATSESGVPDDSDPANSDVEKVTNKKKRKYNVDILRCESLATLAAATLDRLFRRDYEVVVSMLPLPHSYVLPGPKGPVHFGPPSYSSMTPWMKLVLYSAVRSGPLSVVLMKGQCLRLLPAPLSGCERALVWSWDESSVDKFDGRLVKGNILLHCLNSLLKHTAILVQPLSQDDFDDSGKISTLDVPLPLKNYDGSFADIGNELGLDMNESSKLNSLLSILADRIELWTVGYIRMLKLYKESDPNSFAPDDGDKYEWVPLSVEFGIPLFSPSLCNNICKRVVSSQLLQTNLFTEHHEAMQELRKRLQRVCSDYQATGSTARMLYQKDQPKGDQPKETNKLLMTYASQRWNPLTDPSSPISGVSDHQRLKLANRQRCGTEVLSFDGNILRSYALSPVYETVMGMFEEVSDSSSSKSDDMDSRESILPGVNLLFDGSELRPFDIGACLQARQPVALIVEASLASAASSGIK, encoded by the exons ATGCAGCAGGTACAATCGACGATTGAGGAACAACTAATCTTGAGAGCTATTAAAGAAGAATGTTCGTGGGAGAGTCTCCCTAAACGTCTTCAAGCGAGTTTGAATTCTAAAGATGAATGGCATAGAAG GATAATTGCCCATTGTATAAAGAGAAGGCTCCTATGGCGCACATCTTTTGTGCGTAAAGTATGCAGAGAAAGTGAATATTACGATGATATGATGCGTTATCTTCGAAAGAATTTGGCG TTGTTTCCTTATCATCTTGCCGAGTATGTCTGCCGTGTAATGAGAGTTTCTCCATTCAGATACTATTGTGATATGATATTTGAAGTCATGAAAAATG AACAGTCTTACGACCGCATCCCAAATTTTAGTGCCGCAGATGCCTTGCGACTTACAGGGATAGGCAGAAACGAATTTATTGACATCATGAACAAGTGTAGATCTAAG AAAATAATGTGGAAGCTGAACAAGTCCATAGCTAAAGAATTATTGCCTATGCAACCAGTGGACATCGCAATTGAACCTTGGTGGGGCGTTTGTCTTGTCAACTTTACGTTGGAGGAATTTAAG AAACTTTCAGAAGACGAAAGTTCAACAATTGACAAAATATGCAAGGAGGAAGGAAATGCATTCATGCTTTTTGATCCTGTTGTCATCAAGGGTCTTTATCGCCGGGGACTAATCTACCTTGATGTCTGTGTTTATGCCGAGGATCGATTCAAAG TATGTAGGTTAGAAGGGTTTGTTTCAAACAGAGAACAGTCCTACGAAGATCCCATTGAGGA GTTGCTTTATGCTGTTTTTGTGGTTTCAAGTGAAAATTCAACTGTTGCTGAATTGGCCACAACGTTACAGGTCCAACTTTCTCAACTGCAGGCTGCTGCATCTTTTGCTTGTCGGATAGGATGGGCAGTAAAACTAATTGACCCTGGATCTATTCTACAAGAACCTACTTCTCCTACCTCTTGTAAAAATTCAGTCGGTGAAGAAGAGGAAGGTTCTCGTGCCAGTGTTGGCTCTTTAAACATGTCTGTTGATGGCAGTGTTTTTCAGCAAGATGGGGCGGATAATTCTGGTTTTGCGCGTGTTGCATTTGTTGTTGATGCCAACATAACGTCATATCTCATGATGGGATCTGTTTCACCAG GTTTAAAGTCTCATGCAGTAACATTATATGAAGCTGGGAAACTGGGTCATGCTAGCATTAAAGATCTCTGCAATGATCTTAGCTCTTTAGAAGGAGCAAAATTTGAGGGAGTGCTTCAGGAGTTCGCCAACCATGCATTTAGCCTCCGATCCGTTTTAGAGTGTTTAACATCTGGAGGAATTTCTTCTCACAAAGGGGATAAGCCTTCTTTAGATTCTTCAACCAATGAAGAAACCCCCTTTATCCCAGAAGATGAGTCACACAAAGAAGAATTTTCAGATGCGGCTACTAGTGAATCTGGGGTACCTGATGATTCTGATCCTGCT AATTCTGATGTTGAAAAAGTaacgaataaaaaaaaaaggaaatataaTGTGGATATCCTGCGTTGTGAAAGTTTGGCGACTCTTGCAGCAGCAACATTAGATAGGCTATTTCGTCGAGACTATGAAGTTGTAGTGTCAATGTTACCACTTCCTCATTCTTACGTACTTCCTGGGCCTAAGGGTCCGGTTCATTTTGGCCCACCCTCTTATTCCTCTATGACACCATGGATGAAGTTAGTATTGTATTCAGCTGTGCGTAGTGGACCACTATCAGTTGTCCTTATGAAAGGTCAATGTTTAAGATTACTTCCTGCACCATTGTCTGGTTGTGAGAGAGCCCTCGTGTGGTCGTGGGATGAATCTTCAGTTGACAAGTTTGATGGTCGTTTAGTCAAAGGGAATATACTATTACATTGTTTGAATTCACTTCTCAAACACACGGCCATATTAGTGCAACCCTTAAGCCAGGACGACTTTGATGACTCTGGGAAAATCAGTACCTTGGATGTCCCTTTGCCATTAAAGAACTATGATGGTTCATTTGCTGATATAGGGAATGAACTAGGACTTGATATGAATGAAAGCTCCAAATTGAATTCCTTGCTAAGTATTTTGGCAGATAGGATAGAGTTATGGACAGTTGGTTATATTCGGATGTTAAAGCTGTATAAAGAAAGTGACCCCAACAGTTTTGCACCCGATGATGGTGATAAATATGAATGGGTTCCACTAAGTGTGGAATTTGGGATTCCGCTTTTTAGCCCAAGTTTATGcaataatatatgtaaaagaGTGGTTTCCTCACAACTACTCCAGACAAACCTGTTTACTGAGCATCACGAGGCAATGCAAGAATTGCGGAAAAGGTTACAAAGGGTTTGTTCAGACTACCAAGCAACTGGTTCAACTGCAAGGATGCTTTACCAAAAAGATCAACCGAAAGGTGATCAAccaaaagaaacaaataaacTTCTTATGACTTATGCCAGTCAAAGATGGAATCCTTTAACGGACCCATCTTCTCCTATATCTGGGGTGAGTGATCATCAGAGACTAAAGCTTGCTAATAGGCAACGTTGTGGTACAGAAGTCCTAAGCTTTGATGGAAACATTTTAAG ATCCTATGCACTTTCTCCTGTCTATGAAACTGTCATGGGCATGTTTGAAGAGGTCTCAGACTCAAGCAGTAGTAAATCAGATGATATGGACAGTAGAGAATCAATCCTTCCCGGTGTCAATCTTCTATTCGATGGGTCTGAGTTGCGCCCATTTGACATAGGGGCTTGCCTTCAGGCTCGACAACCTGTAGCTTTGATTGTAGAAGCTTCACTTGCCTCTGCCGCATCTTCTGGCATCAAATAG
- the LOC122609116 gene encoding probable aspartic proteinase GIP2 — protein sequence MASFFLPLFIITITFQINNSNGYLLLKVNKDAQTHQYTTQLLIGSPQLPAKLVVHLSGESIWVKCPKTSSSRNVIHHGSIPCLISKPEKSDKLSLFGPTTICEIRQTNPITYESGFGEVVQDMVSVDGFGSVGKFMFSCSSDALVNGLEVGSQGILGFGRSKIAFQNQIVDNFDISRSFVVCLSSSNGFIQVGASNNRITKSLSYTPLIKTAGFDGGYFVNVNSVNINGRKMVLGQVIGGVEISSVVPYTMMKSTIFEVFTRGYLRAAELMNMTRVAPVAPFGYCFESQEMVPDIELVLQSVFVKWKIQRRNSMVQVSDSVMCLGILDGGLGMNGLVVLGGYQLENRILEFNLGTSMMGFSSLLMEGNDCSNIRETVLTRKESLL from the coding sequence ATGGCCTCCttttttcttcctctttttaTCATCACCATCACATTCCAAATCAATAACAGTAATGGGTATCTTCTTCTTAAAGTCAACAAAGATGCACAAACTCACCAATACACCACCCAACTACTCATCGGAAGTCCCCAACTTCCGGCCAAACTTGTGGTTCATCTTTCCGGTGAGTCAATCTGGGTCAAATGCCCCAAAACATCCTCATCTCGTAACGTAATTCATCACGGGTCAATCCCTTGCTTAATCTCAAAACCCGAAAAATCTGATAAGCTGTCTCTCTTTGGTCCCACCACAATATGTGAAATTCGTCAAACCAACCCCATCACCTATGAATCTGGTTTTGGAGAGGTGGTTCAAGATATGGTTTCTGTTGATGGATTTGGTTCTGTTGGGAAATTTATGTTTTCGTGTTCCTCGGATGCTTTAGTAAATGGTTTGGAGGTCGGTTCACAAGGAATATTGGGTTTTGGAAGATCCAAAATCGCATTCCAGAATCAGATTGTTGACAATTTTGAtatttcaagaagttttgtggtTTGTTTGTCATCAAGTAATGGATTTATACAAGTGGGAGCTAGCAATAATAGAATCACTAAATCCTTATCTTACACCCCATTGATAAAGACAGCCGGTTTTGATGGAGGATATTTTGTGAATGTAAATTCAGTTAATATTAACGGTAGAAAAATGGTTTTAGGACAAGTCATAGGAGGTGTGGAAATAAGCTCTGTTGTTCCGTACACGATGATGAAAAGTACGATTTTTGAGGTTTTTACACGAGGGTATCTTAGGGCAGCTGAATTGATGAATATGACTAGGGTGGCACCCGTGGCGCCATTTGGGTATTGTTTTGAATCGCAGGAAATGGTGCCGGATATTGAATTGGTGTTGCAGAGTGTGTTTGTGAAATGGAAGATACAAAGGCGAAATTCGATGGTGCAAGTGAGTGATTCGGTCATGTGTTTGGGGATTTTGGATGGTGGTTTGGGGATGAATGGTTTAGTGGTTTTAGGAGGGTATCAATTAGAGAATCGTATCTTGGAGTTCAATTTAGGGACTAGTATGATGGGGTTTAGTTCTTTGTTGATGGAAGGGAATGACTGTTCTAACATTAGAGAAACGGTTTTGACTAGGAAGGAATCGTTGTTGTAA